The Spirulina subsalsa PCC 9445 region ATAGACCCCAACTAAACTGGACAGCAGCAGGAGAATGATCCCCAGCAAGAGCAAGATCAGTCTTGGTATTACAGTTTCGGTCTGGGCAGACTGAGTATCCACGGTCAATATGGTAAGAGTTCGCAGGAGATTAATCGTTGAGATGATCACAGGGACAACCCCACTTTGATTCAAAGCGGGATTTCCCAGAATGTTGCATTTCATCAACTAAGCTTAAGATTTATGGCGAAAATCAGCAAGGGGTTGGGCAAGTTAGGGTTTGTTGAATAAAGGAGCAGGGGAATATTGGGTAGGGTGCGTTACGCTCCGCTAACGCACCGTTCGGGCATCCCAAGGGCTATTTCCGACTCCCTAGGGCGCAAGCATTGCGCCCCTACACCGACACCGGACACCCGACACCCGATTCCCCGTTCCCTGTTCCCCTGTCAAGTAGACCCCACTCAGCCCTCTTCGGGGACTTGATGCCCCAGAACCTGATACACTTGGCGCTGAATAAACACATCCACTAAAGCCTGATTGATTTTATTCTTATGGGCTTCTTCCCGTAAAATGCGCAGAACGGTAGGCACGGGTAAAGGTTTACGATAGGGACGATCTGCCGCCGTCAGGGCATCATAAATATCTGCAACGGTTAACATTTGGGTTTGAATGGGAATTTGATCCCCTTTCAATCCTTCAGGATAGCCTGACCCGTCTAAGGTTTCATGGTGACGGTAGGCAATGACGGGGATTTCTTTCAGGTGTTTTGTCCAAGGGATGCGCTTGAGAAACTCGTAAGAGTGGGTAACATGAGACTCAATGAGTAAACGTTCTTGATTGCTCAAATTCCCCCGAGGAGTCAGCAATTGTTCTAATTCTGCTGGTGTTAGCAGGGGGTGCAGTTGCCCATCGATGCCGCGATAGTGATATTGAGACAGGGCGGTTAAATCGGCTAGTGCTTCCTCAGAAAGGGCGTGAAATGGCTCTGTTGCCAAGGCTTCCGGCTCATTGAGGTGTTCAATAAAGGCTTGATACTTTTGTAGGGTTGCGATCGCCTTTTGTAAATCTGCGTCTAACTCCGCCAACTGTTGGCAGTGACTACAACTCCCCCCTTTATCAGGACTATGAAACACCCGAGGATGATTGATCAGGTGTTGAAACTTCCGTTCAGCACAGTCCATCTGTAACGTGCGTTGTGCCACAGCAAAGCGCTGACGAATCACCTCTAACTGTTCGGGGTACAGTTTTTTCCGTTTATTTAAAACCGTTTCCGGTACTCCAACCTTACCAAAATCATGAAGTAGGGCAGCGTAGCGGATTTCTTGCAGTTGTTGAGCATTAAAAGAAAACCCCCACAACGGCCCTAAATCAATTGTATTCACTTCTTGGGCTAACTGCACCGTTAAATCCGCCACCCGTTCAGAATGCCCCGAAGTCGTCGGATCCCGGGCTTCAATCACTTGCACAGAAGCCCTCACAAAGCCCTCAAACAAGTTCTCAATGTTTTTTTGTAGAATATTGCGTTCAATGGAAATCGCCGCTTGAGAGGCAAAAGAACGCAAAATCCGTTCCTCCCAATCAGAATAGGGGCGAGTGATTTCCTGGGCATTTTCCGGGGTAATCAACAGATGAGGGCTAGTTTTGCGATTAAGGAGTTGCAATACCCCGATTAACTCCCCCTCAGCATTGTGCATGGGCAGGACAATCACCGAACAAGTCCGATAGCCAAAATCCTGATCAAATCCCCGATCCAGTTTATAAGGGAGATGAGTGGGAAGAGCATAGGCATCCGGGATGTTAAGCGATCGCCCCGTTGCCGCCACATACCCCGCTAAACTCTCGGGTGAAATTGGGAGTGCAACCTCAGAAAAAGATGCCCGGGGGAGGGAATCATTCTGAGCCACTTTGAAAATCAAATAAGGCTCTTCTTCAGAACGATCTATCAAAAAAATACTACCTGCGTCACTATAGGTAATCTCTCGACTTTTACTTAAAATTAGATGCAACAACTGCCCTAGGTCTTGTATAGCAGACAATGCTGTTCCAGTAGCTAGCAGTTTCTCTATGAGGTCTAGACGATCTTGAAACTGAGTCGTAAATTCCTCATAATCGTATATGAGATTGAGGGAATTAAGGGCAGTCATAGTTGCGAATAAGGCACAAAGGGAATAAGGCACAAAGAGTGAATATTCAAGGCAAGCTGAAGCCAGAGAGCTAGACGATCTGCACAAATCCCAATCAGCTTATCCCAAGTATATCCTTTTAGAAAAATTTAATACATTTTTTGACTTAATTCAAAGTCAGTCAAAAAACACTCGACCATAACGAGACTATCTACACTCTAGTCTTCAATCTTTTTTCCGTAGATTCCGGCAATCTTCATTAAAAATTTAAAAAAAATCAGTAAAAATACTGATTTGGATGGCTTCTGATTCCAGATCCATTATCAGGGGCGGATCTTACATTGACACCTAGGGGGCTTTTGCGCAAAACGGCACGGAATTACTTCTTGAGAAGATAAAGAGACAGTAAGCTATAGCTTGCGGAATAAAAGGGAATAGGAAATCTTTTTAATTCCCTATCTCCCCGACTTTTTCACCACACTCTAAGCTCAATGTTCCCAGGGGAGAATCACTTTCAAAAATCTGTCCTCCCTCTACCCTCAAACCCCGGCCAAACGCCCTCCTTAATTGGGTGCAAAAGGAGTTATAGTTCCCCCCAAACCTTCCACAATTGCCGTTGTATTCGCCACCAACATATTAATATAACTATCCCCCGCACTACCTGCCGCCCCAATAGAATCAGAATATAACTGTTGTGACGACAAAACCGCCCCTGATTCCTGGGCTAAGGTATCCATTAATGCCGGATTAATCGTCGTTTCAGCAAACACAGTAGGGATATTTTGCCCACGAACTTCATTCGCCAATTGACTCAATGTTTGCGCACTGGGCTGTTCTTCTGTGCTGACCCCAATTAAGGTTCCCAGTATTTCTAAACCGTAGGCTTCTGCGTAATAGGCAAAAGCATCATGGGTCGTCACTAACTTTCGATTTTCCGGGGGAATGGTGGCAATTTGGGCTAAAATCCATTGATCCAGTGCTTCTAATTGTTCAATTAAACCCTGAGCATTCTGGCGTAAATTTTCGGCTTTTCCGGGCAATAATTCAATCAAAGCATCCCGAATGACTTCCACCATAATGATCCCATTTTTCGCATCTCCCCAAACATGGGGATCGGGCAAGTTTTCTGCCTCATCCATTAACGGAGTAATTTGTTCAGCCACTGCGATTTTTTTAGCCCGAATCCCGGCGGCATTAATTAACCGAATTAAAGCCGGTTCTAAGTCGTAGCCATTATAGAAAATTAAATCCGCTCGTTCTAAGGCAATACTATCTTGAGGGACGGGTTCATAAACATGGGGATCTTCCCCCGGTTTTAAGATACTTTTCAGTTCAATTTTGTCCCTCGCGACCTCTTGGGTCAGATCTGCCAAAATGGTACTGGTGGCCACCACATAGGGTTTATCTGAGTCTGAAGTGGGTTGTGCATTGCACCCACTCAACAGCAACAGTCCACAAAACAGGAGTTTTTCTAAGTGTCTCATCGTCCATTCACAATTCTTTTCATAATTCTCTCATAATTTTTATCATAATTCTTTCATTTTCTGCTATGCTGGGGGGTATTGTGGGAAGTTAAAAGCCGTTGTCAACCACCCCAGCCACGAGGGGATGGGGTTTCTCGGAGGAAGATCATGAGCCAGATCACGATTGAAAATTTGGGCGTACAGTACCGTAGTTTTGAGGCCTTGCGTCAGGTTAGCTGTGTGGTGCATTCAGGACGCTTAACGGGGATGATTGGCCCCAATGGGGCGGGGAAGAGTACGCTGTTAAAGGCGATGTTGGGGTTAATCCCGGCCGAGGGAACCCCTGTTTTGTATGGGGGGCAACCGTTACACCGTCAACTAGAGAAGGTGGCCTATGTTCCCCAACGGAGTCAGATTGACTGGACTTATCCCGCGACGGTGTGGGATGTGGTGATGATGGGACGAGTGAAGAAAACCGGGTGGTTGCGGCGCTTTTCAGTCACCAGTCGCCATCGGGCTTATGAGGCTTTGGTGCGGGTAGGCATGGAGAAATTTTGCGATCGCCCCATCGGACAACTTTCGGGAGGACAACAGCAGCGCGTCTTTTTAGCCCGATCATTAGCCCAAGAAGCCGAAATATTTTGTTTCGATGAACCCTTTGTGGGAGTAGATCAAAAAACCGAGGTCGTTTTATTCCAGATTTTCCGAGAATTAGCCGATCAAGGTCATGTCGTGTTAGTCGTGAATCATGATTTGGGGGAATCGATTACCCATTTTGATGATTTAATTTTATTGAACAAGGAAATTGTCGCCGCCGACGTGCGGGAAAACGTCTTAAACGAAAGCAACTTAAACCGCGCTTATGGGGGGAAAGTCTCCTTTTTCTCTGGATCTTCTTTACAAGCTGCCTGATGAATGCCCTGCTTGAACCCCTCCAATATAGTTTTATGCAGCGATCGCTCATTGTCGCGGTTATCGTCGGTATGCTTTGCGCTGTCGTCGGTTGCTACCTCTTAGTGCAGCGTTTAGCCCTCCTTGGGGATGCCATTAGTCATTCCGTCTTACCCGGTTTAGCCCTTGCCTTTTTAACCGAAACCAATCTTTTTGTCGGGGCCTTTATTGCCGGAATTATTAGCACCCTTTGTATTAATTTAATTCACACCCGTTCTAACATCAAAGAAGATGCCGCTATGGGGATTGTTTTCTCCGCCTTCTTCGCCCTCGGAATTATCCTCATTACCACCATTCAACGAGAGAACAAGATAGACTTAAATCATTTCCTCTTCGGCAATATTTTAACCGCCACCTTTAGCGATGTACGGGACACCCTAATCATTGCCGTTTTAGTTTTATTAGGGGTGGGTCTATTATACAAAGAACTACTATTTTATTCCTTTGACAAACTCGGCGCGCAAGCCGTAGGTTTACCCGTTAAATTACTAGATTTAAGTCTAATGGTCTTGATTGGCATGACCATTATTGCCAGTTTAAAAGCCGTTGGTGTTATTTTAGTTCTCTCCCTATTAATTACCCCCGCCGCCACCGCTTATTTATTGGTGAAACGACTCCATCAGATGATGTTTATCGGGGTAGGAGTCGGGGTAATTTCTAGTATTAGTGGGATGTATCTAAGTTATTTCTACAATCTCCCCTCCGGCCCCGCCATTGTATTAGTCGCAACCGGATTATTTATTCTCGCCTTTCTCTTCAGCCCCAGCCAAGGACTTTTAACGGTAAACAGTAAGAAATAGGTAATGGGTGACAGGTAATAGATAATAGCCAAAACTCTTACATTTTGCTTTTTGCCTATTGCCTCTTGCCTTTTACCTCTTGCCTATTTCCTGAATAATTGATCGTGAATCTAGCTAAATGTTAAAATTCTCTAGGGTTTCCGCCTGATAGAGAGGGGATTAGGGATACTAGGAGATGGAGTATCCGGTTGGCTCAACGGGAGTCGTAGATACAGCATAAAAGAAACACTTTAACCAGCCCCTGTTAATAAAAATCAATAAAAATGTTTAATCATTAAGGAGTATTTATGCGTGCAGTGCTGATGGCGGGCGGTTCTGGGACTAGACTACGCCCTTTAACCTGTGATCTCCCCAAACCGATGGTATCCATCCTCAACCGTCCCATCGCCGAACATATCATCAACCTACTCAAAGACAACGGCATCACCGAAGTAATTGCCACCTTGCACTATCTCCCCGATATTATGCGGGACTACTTCCAAGACGGGAGCGACTTTGGCGTACAGATGACCTACGCCGTAGAAGAAGATCAACCCCTTGGGACTTCGGGTTGTGTAAAAAACATTGCCGAACTATTAGACGAAACCTTTCTGGTCATCAGTGGCGATAGTTTGACCGATTTTGACTTAAGGGCTGCGATCGCCTTTCATAAAGCCAAACGCTCCAAAGCCACCCTTATCCTAACCCGCGTCCCCAACCCCCTAGAATTCGGAGTCGTCATCACCGACAGTCAACAACGGATTTGTCGCTTCCTCGAAAAACCCTCCACCAGCGAGATATTTTCCGATACCGTCAACACCGGAGCCTACATCCTAGAACCCGAAGTCCTAGACTATCTCCCCGTCAACGAAGAATCCGACTTTTCCAAAGACCTCTTCCCCCTCCTCCTCCAACGAGGAGAACCCATGTATGGGTACATCGCCGAGGGCTATTGGTGCGACATCGGCAACCTCGACACCTACCGTCAAGCCCAGTATGACGGCTTAGACGGCAAAGTTCACCTACAGATTCCCTACGAAGAAAAAACCCCCGGTCAATGGATTGGTCAAAACACCTACATTGACCCCAGCGCCAAAATCGAGCGCCCCGTTCTCATTGGTAGTAATTGCCGCATTGGCCCCCGCGTCCATATTGAAGCCGGAACCGTCCTCGGCGACAATATCACCGTCGGAGCCGATGCCGACCTGAAACGCCCCATCATCGCCAACGGCGCAATCATCGGCGAAGAAGCCCACTTAAGAGCCTGTGTCATCTCCCGAGGGACAAGAGTAGACCGTCGCTCTCATATCCTAGAAGGCGCCGTTGTTGGGTCCCTCTCCACCGTCGGAGAAGAAGCCCAAATCAGTCCGGGAGTGCGCGTTTGGCCCAGCAAAAAAATAGAGTCAGGAGCCATTTTGAACATTAACCTGATTTGGGGAACCATGGCCCAGCGCAATCTGTTCGGACAACAGGGCGTTTCTGGATTAGCCAACATAGACATCACCCCAGAATTTACCGTCAAACTCGGAGCCGCCTACGGCTCCACCTTAAAACCCGGTTCCATGATCACCGTATCCCGCGACCAACGCCCCATCTCCCGCATGGTCAGCCGTTCCCTCATTGCCGGATTAATGTCCACCGGAGTTCACATCCAGAACCTCGAATCCACCGCCATCCCCGTCGCCCGTACCGTCATCCCCACCCTCAGCGTCTCCGGGGGAATCCATGTCCGCCTCCACCCAGACCGCCCCGACTATATCCTGATTGAATTTTTCGATAAACAAGGCATTAACATTTCCAAAGCCAAAGAAAAGAAAATCGAGGGAACCTACTTTAAAGAAGATATCCGCCGGATGCCCATAGCCGACATTGGCACCATGACCTACGCTTCCCAAGTCTTAGACCTCTACAGTCGCTGTTTTGAGCGACAACTCAACGTTGCCGCCGTCCAAAACAGCCGCGCCAAAGTGGTGATTGATTACGTCTACGCCGTCACCGGGGCCATTTTACCCCGCTTACTGGCAAAATTTGGCTGTGATGCTGTGGTATTAAACGCCAGCTTAAGCCAGACCGCCGTTTCCAACGAAGAACGAGAAAACTTGCTAATTCAGTTAGGCCATGTCGTGGAGGCCGTGCGGGCGAATTTCGGCGTACAGGTATCTGCTAATGGAGAACAGTTAATTCTCGTCGATGAGGCAGGTTTACCCATTCGGGGCGAAACCCTGACCGCCCTAATGGTTAACATGATCATGACCGCTCATCCCCGGAGTACCGTTGTGGTGCCCGTGCAGACCTCCAGCGCCGTAGAAAAAATTGCCCGTCGTCATGATGGTCGCGTCATTCGCACCAAAGCCAGTCCCACGGCCTTGATGGAAGCAGCCCGGGCGAATCATAATGTGGTCTTAGGAGGGAGTGGGGAAATGGGCTTTATTTTTCCCAGTTTACATCCCGGATTTGATGCCATGTTCTGCATTGCCAAGTTAATTGAAATGTTAACCATTCAGGAACGTTCCTTAGCCCAAATTCGCGCCGAATTGCCCAAGGTGTGCCATAAAAACTACACAATGCGTTGTCCTTGGACAGTGAAAGGGGCTTTAATGCGTCATTTAGTAGAAACCCATGCTCCGGAAAATTTGGAGTTAATCGACGGGGTGAAAATCGTTAATCGGCAAAATGATAGCTGGATTTTGATTCTGCCTGATGCGGGAGAGCCATTGGTTCATTTGTATGCCAATAGTGACGATCGAGACTGGGTAGATCGGGTGTTATTGGAGTATCGTCAGCGTGTACAAGGGTTTATTGATCAGGAGGAGGGAGTGGATCTCTTGCAATTGGGTTAGAATCGACCCGGATTCTGCCGAGTCGTTGCGTTTGGTGTGGGGAATTAGAAATCCTGGGGTTTCTTTGTTACAATGTGAATCACCCTTTGCGATGAGAACTATTGCACCATGACCATCGCCAAATCTTCGCCCTTCGGTATTACCCGCTTACCGGATCATACCCAACTCCCCGACTCCGACGGTACTTTTGTGAAAAACTTTCAGGAGCATCCCCAAAGTATCCTACTCACTGATTCCATCCAACCCCGATTAGAGCAACTCCATCCTGATGGACAGTATGCCATCGGTCAAGATTGTGGCATTTATTGGCGTTTAACTGAACCTCCCGAAAAGGGAGCGGAATGTCCCGACTGGTTTTATGTTCCTAATGTTCCTCCCGCTCTAGATGGACAATTTAGGCGTTCCTATGTGTTATGGCAAGAATTTATCCCCCCCCTGATTGCCCTTGAATTTGTCTCAGGAGATGGGTCCGAAGAGCGAGATAGAACTCCCCTATCACAATTAACAGAAAACCGCCAAAAACCGGGGAAATTCTGGGTCTATGAACAGATTATCCGTCCCGCGTTCTATGCCATCTATGAGGTACAACGGGCAAGTGTGGAGGTCTATCACTTGATCGAAAATCATTATGAGTTAGTCCAGGCCAACCAACGGGGGCATTATGCCATAGAACCGATGGGGGTAGAGTTGGGCATTTGGCAAGGACGCTATGGGAATGTAGAGTTGCCTTGGTTGCGCTGGTGGGATTGTGAGGGGAATTTATTGTTAACGGGGGATGAACGAGCGCAAATTGAACGAGAACGAGCGCAAATTGAACGAGAGCGAGCGGAAGAAGCTCAGTTGGCATTAGAGCAAGAACGGCAACAACGGCAACAACGGGAACAGGAGTTAGAGCAAGAACGACAACGGGCGGCAAGACTGGCGGAGTTGTTGCGTTCTCAGGGCATTAACCCAGAGGAATTTTGAGATTGATATCCAGTTACAGGGTTTTCCCTGAATTGAGGAAAGTTAATCGACCGAAACTGACCATATTTCTTAAACCGGGGAAAACCAAATTATATACCCCTCGACAGATTTCTAGCCAGTCAAGTAATTCTTTTTCTTGACTGGCATCTGGATAAATTCTGTAGCAATAGTTGAGGTTTAACAAGAATAGTAGCTTATGGACATGAACCAATTATACAATATTTAGGGATAAATCGTCACTCCCTAGTAAATGATTGTTGGTGAATTTTCGGGGCATCGAACCCCTCAATTAACCGTCTTTCATCCCGGCACTGACATTTGCTACGCAACGCTTTGCGTTCGCGAAGCGTCACGAAGTGAACGCGAACGTACAGTGCGGGGCTTCCCGACGATTTCTATGATGACCGGATGGCGAAAATTCTCAAGGCTTACATCGGCGAGATCAACGACATGGAACAGCAGGAAATTGATGCCATTAATCAGGATCTCCCCTTCACCAAAAAGGAAATTGTCTTTTGAATTTGAGTTTTCCCAACTTTTTCACGTTGTTTTTCTAAGATTCTAAAGTTGAAGCCTATCAGATTGTGCCTTGTCTCACTATGACCCCTCCAACTTCTACCTTGAATCTTCTTTATTCCCTCCTGAAAAAGCTTGGGGAGACAACAGCCACAGGTCAATTAGTCCTCACTGCCCAGAACAAACGCTGGTATTTCTTCTTTTACCAAGGTAAATTAGCCCATGCTACCACCCAAACCCATCGCGTTCGGCGTTGGTATCGGGCATTACGGAAACATGACCATTCATGGACTCCCACGGACTCCGATGCTTTCCAACGAGAACCTTGGGAGTATTGTGTCCTCTTGCAAGAGTACCAACAGAAAAACTCCATTATTCCAAAGCGAAAGCGATTTTAAAAACTATTTTTTTAGAGGTTTTGTTCTCTCTAAGTCAGGCGCAAAATATCACGCATAAATGGACTAATAACTGGTCGATTGAGAAATATAATCAGCCAGAGTTTACCTTTGAACGGGCAGAACTGAAACCCCTTTTTAAGGAAGTCAAAGC contains the following coding sequences:
- a CDS encoding HD domain-containing phosphohydrolase is translated as MTALNSLNLIYDYEEFTTQFQDRLDLIEKLLATGTALSAIQDLGQLLHLILSKSREITYSDAGSIFLIDRSEEEPYLIFKVAQNDSLPRASFSEVALPISPESLAGYVAATGRSLNIPDAYALPTHLPYKLDRGFDQDFGYRTCSVIVLPMHNAEGELIGVLQLLNRKTSPHLLITPENAQEITRPYSDWEERILRSFASQAAISIERNILQKNIENLFEGFVRASVQVIEARDPTTSGHSERVADLTVQLAQEVNTIDLGPLWGFSFNAQQLQEIRYAALLHDFGKVGVPETVLNKRKKLYPEQLEVIRQRFAVAQRTLQMDCAERKFQHLINHPRVFHSPDKGGSCSHCQQLAELDADLQKAIATLQKYQAFIEHLNEPEALATEPFHALSEEALADLTALSQYHYRGIDGQLHPLLTPAELEQLLTPRGNLSNQERLLIESHVTHSYEFLKRIPWTKHLKEIPVIAYRHHETLDGSGYPEGLKGDQIPIQTQMLTVADIYDALTAADRPYRKPLPVPTVLRILREEAHKNKINQALVDVFIQRQVYQVLGHQVPEEG
- a CDS encoding metal ABC transporter solute-binding protein, Zn/Mn family; amino-acid sequence: MRHLEKLLFCGLLLLSGCNAQPTSDSDKPYVVATSTILADLTQEVARDKIELKSILKPGEDPHVYEPVPQDSIALERADLIFYNGYDLEPALIRLINAAGIRAKKIAVAEQITPLMDEAENLPDPHVWGDAKNGIIMVEVIRDALIELLPGKAENLRQNAQGLIEQLEALDQWILAQIATIPPENRKLVTTHDAFAYYAEAYGLEILGTLIGVSTEEQPSAQTLSQLANEVRGQNIPTVFAETTINPALMDTLAQESGAVLSSQQLYSDSIGAAGSAGDSYINMLVANTTAIVEGLGGTITPFAPN
- a CDS encoding metal ABC transporter ATP-binding protein; its protein translation is MSQITIENLGVQYRSFEALRQVSCVVHSGRLTGMIGPNGAGKSTLLKAMLGLIPAEGTPVLYGGQPLHRQLEKVAYVPQRSQIDWTYPATVWDVVMMGRVKKTGWLRRFSVTSRHRAYEALVRVGMEKFCDRPIGQLSGGQQQRVFLARSLAQEAEIFCFDEPFVGVDQKTEVVLFQIFRELADQGHVVLVVNHDLGESITHFDDLILLNKEIVAADVRENVLNESNLNRAYGGKVSFFSGSSLQAA
- a CDS encoding metal ABC transporter permease, with the protein product MNALLEPLQYSFMQRSLIVAVIVGMLCAVVGCYLLVQRLALLGDAISHSVLPGLALAFLTETNLFVGAFIAGIISTLCINLIHTRSNIKEDAAMGIVFSAFFALGIILITTIQRENKIDLNHFLFGNILTATFSDVRDTLIIAVLVLLGVGLLYKELLFYSFDKLGAQAVGLPVKLLDLSLMVLIGMTIIASLKAVGVILVLSLLITPAATAYLLVKRLHQMMFIGVGVGVISSISGMYLSYFYNLPSGPAIVLVATGLFILAFLFSPSQGLLTVNSKK
- a CDS encoding mannose-1-phosphate guanyltransferase, with the translated sequence MRAVLMAGGSGTRLRPLTCDLPKPMVSILNRPIAEHIINLLKDNGITEVIATLHYLPDIMRDYFQDGSDFGVQMTYAVEEDQPLGTSGCVKNIAELLDETFLVISGDSLTDFDLRAAIAFHKAKRSKATLILTRVPNPLEFGVVITDSQQRICRFLEKPSTSEIFSDTVNTGAYILEPEVLDYLPVNEESDFSKDLFPLLLQRGEPMYGYIAEGYWCDIGNLDTYRQAQYDGLDGKVHLQIPYEEKTPGQWIGQNTYIDPSAKIERPVLIGSNCRIGPRVHIEAGTVLGDNITVGADADLKRPIIANGAIIGEEAHLRACVISRGTRVDRRSHILEGAVVGSLSTVGEEAQISPGVRVWPSKKIESGAILNINLIWGTMAQRNLFGQQGVSGLANIDITPEFTVKLGAAYGSTLKPGSMITVSRDQRPISRMVSRSLIAGLMSTGVHIQNLESTAIPVARTVIPTLSVSGGIHVRLHPDRPDYILIEFFDKQGINISKAKEKKIEGTYFKEDIRRMPIADIGTMTYASQVLDLYSRCFERQLNVAAVQNSRAKVVIDYVYAVTGAILPRLLAKFGCDAVVLNASLSQTAVSNEERENLLIQLGHVVEAVRANFGVQVSANGEQLILVDEAGLPIRGETLTALMVNMIMTAHPRSTVVVPVQTSSAVEKIARRHDGRVIRTKASPTALMEAARANHNVVLGGSGEMGFIFPSLHPGFDAMFCIAKLIEMLTIQERSLAQIRAELPKVCHKNYTMRCPWTVKGALMRHLVETHAPENLELIDGVKIVNRQNDSWILILPDAGEPLVHLYANSDDRDWVDRVLLEYRQRVQGFIDQEEGVDLLQLG
- a CDS encoding Uma2 family endonuclease — translated: MTIAKSSPFGITRLPDHTQLPDSDGTFVKNFQEHPQSILLTDSIQPRLEQLHPDGQYAIGQDCGIYWRLTEPPEKGAECPDWFYVPNVPPALDGQFRRSYVLWQEFIPPLIALEFVSGDGSEERDRTPLSQLTENRQKPGKFWVYEQIIRPAFYAIYEVQRASVEVYHLIENHYELVQANQRGHYAIEPMGVELGIWQGRYGNVELPWLRWWDCEGNLLLTGDERAQIERERAQIERERAEEAQLALEQERQQRQQREQELEQERQRAARLAELLRSQGINPEEF
- a CDS encoding DUF4388 domain-containing protein codes for the protein MTPPTSTLNLLYSLLKKLGETTATGQLVLTAQNKRWYFFFYQGKLAHATTQTHRVRRWYRALRKHDHSWTPTDSDAFQREPWEYCVLLQEYQQKNSIIPKRKRF